The following coding sequences are from one Pseudonocardia sp. EC080619-01 window:
- a CDS encoding enoyl-CoA hydratase/isomerase family protein, translated as MPLVTLDVDDGIAVVRLARPEHLNALSDELLDDLESTLDTIDSRADVRAVVVAGSGRAFCAGADLRRLRARLDGAQDAILAFVRRAGELFARVEASPRPVVAAVHGYAVAGGFELVLAADMVVAAEGTLLGDGHLRFGMTPGGGGAVRLQRKVPANVATRLLLTGDLEPAERFVGWGLVEEVVPADDLLPAALRLARRVLTRNDRGVAEIKRVARAARDLPTDEALELEFDAFAGYVGSDELRAGLTRFAERSG; from the coding sequence ATGCCGCTGGTCACCCTCGACGTCGACGACGGGATCGCGGTCGTCCGGCTGGCACGGCCGGAGCACCTGAACGCCCTGTCCGACGAGCTGCTCGACGACCTGGAGTCCACCCTGGACACCATCGATTCCCGCGCCGACGTGCGCGCGGTCGTCGTCGCCGGCAGCGGGCGGGCGTTCTGTGCGGGCGCCGACCTGCGCCGGCTGCGTGCGCGCCTCGACGGCGCGCAGGACGCGATCCTGGCCTTCGTGCGGCGCGCCGGGGAGTTGTTCGCCCGCGTCGAGGCCTCGCCCCGGCCGGTCGTCGCGGCCGTCCACGGCTACGCGGTGGCCGGTGGCTTCGAGCTGGTCCTGGCCGCCGACATGGTCGTCGCGGCCGAGGGGACGCTGCTCGGCGACGGGCACCTGCGGTTCGGGATGACCCCCGGCGGCGGTGGCGCGGTGCGGCTGCAGCGCAAGGTCCCGGCCAACGTCGCGACGCGGCTGCTGCTCACCGGCGACCTCGAGCCGGCCGAGCGGTTCGTAGGGTGGGGCCTGGTCGAGGAGGTCGTCCCCGCCGACGACCTCCTGCCCGCGGCGCTGCGCCTCGCCCGCCGCGTCCTCACGCGGAACGACCGCGGGGTCGCCGAGATCAAGCGGGTGGCCCGCGCCGCCCGCGACCTGCCGACCGACGAGGCCCTGGAGCTGGAGTTCGACGCCTTCGCGGGCTACGTCGGCTCGGACGAGCTGCGGGCCGGGCTGACCAGGTTCGCCGAGCGGAGCGGGTGA